The Agromyces mariniharenae sequence TTCGAGAACGAGGAGGCGCGCTGATGCTGCACTTCGAAGCGGCGAGCACCTCGCCCGGCGAGCCCTGGCTCAACATCGCCATCTTCGGCGCGTTCGTCGCCGTCACGATGGTCATCGTGTTCCGCGCCAGCCGGAACAACAAGACCGCGGCCGACTACTACGCCGCTGGACGCTCGTTCACCGGCGGCCAGAACGGCTCGGCGATCGCGGGCGACTACCTGTCGGCGGCCTCGTTCCTCGGCATCGTCGGCGCCATCGCCATGACGGGCTACGACGGGTTCCTCTACTCGATCGGCTTCCTCGTCGCGTGGCTCGTCGCGCTCCTGCTCGTCGCGGAGCTCCTGCGCAACACCGGCAAGTTCACGATGGCCGACGTGCTGTCGTTCCGCCTCAAGCAGCGACCGGTGCGCATCGCGGCGGCCACCACGACGCTCGTCGTCTGCTTCTTCTACCTCCTCGCCCAGATGGCGGGCGCCGGCGGCCTCGTGTCGCTGCTGCTCGGCGTGGGCGACCAAGTGGGACAGGCTCTCGTCATCACCGTGGTCGGCGCGCTCATGATCCTCTACGTGCTGATCGGCGGCATGAAGGGCACCACGTGGGTGCAGATCATCAAGGCGGTGCTGCTCATCGCGGGCGCCGGGGTGATGACCGTTTGGGTGCTCGCGCTCAACGGGTTCGACTTCTCGGCGCTGCTCGACAAGGCCGTCGCCGTGGCCGAGAACCCCGCGATCCTCGACCCGGGCCTGAAGTACGGCGTGTCGGATGTCTCGAAGGTCGACTTCCTCTCGCTGGGCCTCGCCCTCGTGCTCGGCACCGCGGCCCTGCCGCACGTGCTCATGCGGTTCTACACCGTTCCCACGGCCAAGGAGGCGCGCAAGTCGGTCGTCTGGGCGATCTGGCTCATCGGCATCTTCTACGTGTTCACGCTCGTGCTCGGCTACGGCGCGGCGGCCCTCGTCGGCCCGGCGGTCATCGCCGCGGCGCCCGGCGGCCCGAACTCGGCCGCTCCGCTGCTCGCGTTCTCGCTCGGCGGACCGCTGCTGCTCGGCCTGATCTCGGCGATCGCGTTCGCGACGATCCTCGCGGTCGTGGCCGGCCTCACGATCACCGCGGCCGCCTCGTTCGCGCACGACATCTACGCGTCGGTCGTGAAGAAGGGCAAGCCCGAGCCGGGCGCCGAGGTCAAGGTGGCCCGCCGCACGGTGGTCATCATCGGCATCGTCGCGATCATCGGCGGCATCGGCGCCAACGGCCAGAACGTCGCGTTCCTCGTGGCCCTCGCGTTCGCCGTCGCGGCATCCGCCAACCTGCCGACCATCGTGTACTCGCTCTTCTGGAAGCGCTTCACCACGAAGGGCGCCCTCTGGAGCATGTACGGCGGCCTCATCTCGGCGATCGTGCTGATCGTCTTCTCGCCGGTGGTCTCGGGCTCCGAGACGTCGATGCTGAAGACCGAGGCCATCGACTTCGCCTGGTTCCCGCTGTCGAACCCGGGCATCGTCTCGATCCCGCTGGCCTTCCTCCTCGGCTGGATCGTGAGCGTGCTCGACAAGACGACCGAGGATCCGAAGAAGCAGTCCGAGATGGAGGTGCGCTCGCTCACCGGCATCGGCGCCGAGAAGGCGGTGAGCCACTAGGGGTTCCGGCGGTGGTCGGGGGACCGGCCGCCGGGCAGCCATCGACGCGGCGGGAACGCCTGCCCGTGCCGCGTGGATAGCAGTGAAGGGGGCGGATGCCGCGAGCATCCGCCCCCTTCACCCTGTGCGTCGGCGTGGGTAGGTTGAGCCCATGAGTGGAACGACCTCGCCGCAGCTCGACCTCGTCCAGCGGTTCATCCGGTCCATCGAGTCCGGAACGCACGGCGATGCGCTCCTCGAGTTCCTCCATCCCGACGTCGAGCAGGTCGACCACCCCAGCCTCATGAACCCGCAGGGCGGTCGCCGCGGACTGGCGGAGATCCTCGCGGCGAGCGCGGCCGGCGCGGGCATCATCGACGAGCAGCGCTACGACGTGCGACGGGTCGTCGCGTCGGGGGACGACGTCGTCGTGCAGGTCGACTGGCACGGCCGGGTGGCGCAGTCGCTCGGCTCGGTGCCCGTCGGCACCCGGTTGCACTCGAACAGCGTGATCAGCTTCGGTATCGAAGGCGACCGGATCCGGCGGGTGGAGGCGTACGACTGCTACGACCCGTTCCCGACGACCGGCTGAGCGGGCCGCGAATCCGCCGGAGGGCCGCTAGCCGCCAGCTCGGCGTCGCCCACGCGCGATCCCCCAGACGAGCAGTGCGACGCCGACGAGCGCGACGATCGGCCCGAGGATCGCCCACAGGGCCACGCCGCTCATCACCGAGTCGGAGAGCACGCCGACGCCCTGCAGCGTCCAGACCCCGCCGACCACGATTATCAGGGCGCCGAGGCCGATCAGGAACCCGTTCATCTCGTGCTCGCCCTCCTACATGTTGATCATGTGGCCGGTGAGGCCGTGGAACGCCTCCTGCAGCGCCTCCGACAGCGTCGGGTGGGTGTGCACGTTGCGCGCGAGCTCGAGCGCCCCGAGGTCCCACTTCTGGGCCAGCGTGAGCTCGGGCAGCAGCTCCGAGACGTCGGGGCCGATGAGGTGGCCCCCGACGAGCTCGAGGTGCTGCTTGTCGGCGACGAGCTTCACGAAGCCCACCGGGTCGCCGAGGCCGTTCGCCTTGCCGTTCGCGGTGAACGGGAACTTCGCGACGACCACGTCGTAGCCCTCGTCGCGGGCCTGCTGCTCGGTGAGGCCG is a genomic window containing:
- a CDS encoding cation acetate symporter — encoded protein: MLHFEAASTSPGEPWLNIAIFGAFVAVTMVIVFRASRNNKTAADYYAAGRSFTGGQNGSAIAGDYLSAASFLGIVGAIAMTGYDGFLYSIGFLVAWLVALLLVAELLRNTGKFTMADVLSFRLKQRPVRIAAATTTLVVCFFYLLAQMAGAGGLVSLLLGVGDQVGQALVITVVGALMILYVLIGGMKGTTWVQIIKAVLLIAGAGVMTVWVLALNGFDFSALLDKAVAVAENPAILDPGLKYGVSDVSKVDFLSLGLALVLGTAALPHVLMRFYTVPTAKEARKSVVWAIWLIGIFYVFTLVLGYGAAALVGPAVIAAAPGGPNSAAPLLAFSLGGPLLLGLISAIAFATILAVVAGLTITAAASFAHDIYASVVKKGKPEPGAEVKVARRTVVIIGIVAIIGGIGANGQNVAFLVALAFAVAASANLPTIVYSLFWKRFTTKGALWSMYGGLISAIVLIVFSPVVSGSETSMLKTEAIDFAWFPLSNPGIVSIPLAFLLGWIVSVLDKTTEDPKKQSEMEVRSLTGIGAEKAVSH
- a CDS encoding nuclear transport factor 2 family protein is translated as MSGTTSPQLDLVQRFIRSIESGTHGDALLEFLHPDVEQVDHPSLMNPQGGRRGLAEILAASAAGAGIIDEQRYDVRRVVASGDDVVVQVDWHGRVAQSLGSVPVGTRLHSNSVISFGIEGDRIRRVEAYDCYDPFPTTG